In Cyprinus carpio isolate SPL01 chromosome A1, ASM1834038v1, whole genome shotgun sequence, the following proteins share a genomic window:
- the LOC109087259 gene encoding interferon regulatory factor 2-like isoform X4: MPVDRMRMRPWLEQQIESGQIQGLHWVSEEKKIFQIPWMHAARHGWDLEKDAPLFMNWAIHTGKYRPGIDKPDPKTWKANFRCAMNSLPDIEEVKDKSMKKGNNAFRMYRMLSLYEKAVKKGKKKMDLEQRAKVGCMTKRKAGIPRKYKMTKEESGENLMEETTPDSTVQFAEQESSPVPMSSEREMAVAELPDVCAVVEVATENEEPAFSSTDTCLPLQDSHVSSYSESDTESTNSEEDLAQLPQDLSLKASQRSSCNSVLRIPSSGQSSPNTFLTSTKINFKVTSCREDSPLIAYNAPPWFPCLFNLQKVTDVQPSSPAPSPDLTSSLASQTSVIAKAVDLSVAKHKTLQ, encoded by the exons ATGCCAGTGGACAGAATGAGAATGCGCCCCTGGTTGGAGCAACAGATTGAGAGTGGGCAAATTCAAGGTCTTCACTGGGTCAGTGAG GAGAAAAAGATATTTCAGATACCATGGATGCATGCAGCCAGACATGGATGGGATTTAGAAAAGGATGCACCTTTATTTATGAACTGGGCCATTCACACAG GAAAGTATCGCCCAGGTATTGACAAACCAGACCCTAAGACGTGGAAAGCAAATTTCCGTTGTGCTATGAATTCTCTACCAGACATTGAGGAAGTGAAAGATAAAAGCATGAAGAAAGGAAACAATGCCTTCAGAATGTACAGAATGCTTTCCTTATATGAAAAAGCTGTTAAGAAAG GGAAGAAAAAGATGGACCTCGAGCAAAGAGCAAAAGTAGGATGCATGACT AAACGAAAAGCTGGCATTcccagaaaatataaaatgacaaaagaagaAAGTGGAGAGAACTTAATGGAAGAGACTACACCAGACAGCACTGTGCAATTTGCTG AGCAGGAGAGCTCCCCTGTGCCCATGTCATCTGAGAGGGAGATGGCTGTGGCTGAATTACCTGATGTGTGTGCAGTTGTTGAGGTGGCAACGGAGAATGAAGAACCTGCGTTTAGCTCCACTGATACATGTCTGCCTCTCCAGGACTCCCATGTTTCATCCTACAGTG AGAGTGACACAGAGAGCACAAACAGCGAGGAAGACTTAGCACAG CTTCCCCAGGACTTGTCCTTAAAAGCTTCACAAAGATCATCATGTAATTCTGTGTTAAGGATCCCATCATCAGGTCAATCCTCACCAAACACATTTCTcacatcaacaaaaataaatttcaaagtgACCAGCTGCAGAGAGGACTCGCCCCTAATTGCTTACAACGCTCCTCCATGGTTCCCCTGCCTGTTTAATCTGCAAAAAGTCACAGACGTGCAACCCTCAAGCCCTGCCCCCTCACCAGATCTCACCAGCAGCCTGGCTTCTCAGACAAGTGTGATAGCTAAAGCTGTGGACCTCTCtgttgcaaaacacaaaacactacaATGA
- the LOC109087259 gene encoding interferon regulatory factor 2-like isoform X5: protein MPVDRMRMRPWLEQQIESGQIQGLHWVSEEKKIFQIPWMHAARHGWDLEKDAPLFMNWAIHTGKYRPGIDKPDPKTWKANFRCAMNSLPDIEEVKDKSMKKGNNAFRMYRMLSLYEKAVKKGKKKMDLEQRAKRVFQKRKAGIPRKYKMTKEESGENLMEETTPDSTVQFAEQESSPVPMSSEREMAVAELPDVCAVVEVATENEEPAFSSTDTCLPLQDSHVSSYSESDTESTNSEEDLAQLPQDLSLKASQRSSCNSVLRIPSSGQSSPNTFLTSTKINFKVTSCREDSPLIAYNAPPWFPCLFNLQKVTDVQPSSPAPSPDLTSSLASQTSVIAKAVDLSVAKHKTLQ, encoded by the exons ATGCCAGTGGACAGAATGAGAATGCGCCCCTGGTTGGAGCAACAGATTGAGAGTGGGCAAATTCAAGGTCTTCACTGGGTCAGTGAG GAGAAAAAGATATTTCAGATACCATGGATGCATGCAGCCAGACATGGATGGGATTTAGAAAAGGATGCACCTTTATTTATGAACTGGGCCATTCACACAG GAAAGTATCGCCCAGGTATTGACAAACCAGACCCTAAGACGTGGAAAGCAAATTTCCGTTGTGCTATGAATTCTCTACCAGACATTGAGGAAGTGAAAGATAAAAGCATGAAGAAAGGAAACAATGCCTTCAGAATGTACAGAATGCTTTCCTTATATGAAAAAGCTGTTAAGAAAG GGAAGAAAAAGATGGACCTCGAGCAAAGAGCAAAA AGGGTTTTTCAGAAACGAAAAGCTGGCATTcccagaaaatataaaatgacaaaagaagaAAGTGGAGAGAACTTAATGGAAGAGACTACACCAGACAGCACTGTGCAATTTGCTG AGCAGGAGAGCTCCCCTGTGCCCATGTCATCTGAGAGGGAGATGGCTGTGGCTGAATTACCTGATGTGTGTGCAGTTGTTGAGGTGGCAACGGAGAATGAAGAACCTGCGTTTAGCTCCACTGATACATGTCTGCCTCTCCAGGACTCCCATGTTTCATCCTACAGTG AGAGTGACACAGAGAGCACAAACAGCGAGGAAGACTTAGCACAG CTTCCCCAGGACTTGTCCTTAAAAGCTTCACAAAGATCATCATGTAATTCTGTGTTAAGGATCCCATCATCAGGTCAATCCTCACCAAACACATTTCTcacatcaacaaaaataaatttcaaagtgACCAGCTGCAGAGAGGACTCGCCCCTAATTGCTTACAACGCTCCTCCATGGTTCCCCTGCCTGTTTAATCTGCAAAAAGTCACAGACGTGCAACCCTCAAGCCCTGCCCCCTCACCAGATCTCACCAGCAGCCTGGCTTCTCAGACAAGTGTGATAGCTAAAGCTGTGGACCTCTCtgttgcaaaacacaaaacactacaATGA
- the LOC109087259 gene encoding interferon regulatory factor 2-like isoform X3, which translates to MPVDRMRMRPWLEQQIESGQIQGLHWVSEEKKIFQIPWMHAARHGWDLEKDAPLFMNWAIHTGKYRPGIDKPDPKTWKANFRCAMNSLPDIEEVKDKSMKKGNNAFRMYRMLSLYEKAVKKGKKKMDLEQRAKKRKAGIPRKYKMTKEESGENLMEETTPDSTVQFAGLFINTEQESSPVPMSSEREMAVAELPDVCAVVEVATENEEPAFSSTDTCLPLQDSHVSSYSESDTESTNSEEDLAQLPQDLSLKASQRSSCNSVLRIPSSGQSSPNTFLTSTKINFKVTSCREDSPLIAYNAPPWFPCLFNLQKVTDVQPSSPAPSPDLTSSLASQTSVIAKAVDLSVAKHKTLQ; encoded by the exons ATGCCAGTGGACAGAATGAGAATGCGCCCCTGGTTGGAGCAACAGATTGAGAGTGGGCAAATTCAAGGTCTTCACTGGGTCAGTGAG GAGAAAAAGATATTTCAGATACCATGGATGCATGCAGCCAGACATGGATGGGATTTAGAAAAGGATGCACCTTTATTTATGAACTGGGCCATTCACACAG GAAAGTATCGCCCAGGTATTGACAAACCAGACCCTAAGACGTGGAAAGCAAATTTCCGTTGTGCTATGAATTCTCTACCAGACATTGAGGAAGTGAAAGATAAAAGCATGAAGAAAGGAAACAATGCCTTCAGAATGTACAGAATGCTTTCCTTATATGAAAAAGCTGTTAAGAAAG GGAAGAAAAAGATGGACCTCGAGCAAAGAGCAAAA AAACGAAAAGCTGGCATTcccagaaaatataaaatgacaaaagaagaAAGTGGAGAGAACTTAATGGAAGAGACTACACCAGACAGCACTGTGCAATTTGCTG GCTTATTCATCAACACAGAGCAGGAGAGCTCCCCTGTGCCCATGTCATCTGAGAGGGAGATGGCTGTGGCTGAATTACCTGATGTGTGTGCAGTTGTTGAGGTGGCAACGGAGAATGAAGAACCTGCGTTTAGCTCCACTGATACATGTCTGCCTCTCCAGGACTCCCATGTTTCATCCTACAGTG AGAGTGACACAGAGAGCACAAACAGCGAGGAAGACTTAGCACAG CTTCCCCAGGACTTGTCCTTAAAAGCTTCACAAAGATCATCATGTAATTCTGTGTTAAGGATCCCATCATCAGGTCAATCCTCACCAAACACATTTCTcacatcaacaaaaataaatttcaaagtgACCAGCTGCAGAGAGGACTCGCCCCTAATTGCTTACAACGCTCCTCCATGGTTCCCCTGCCTGTTTAATCTGCAAAAAGTCACAGACGTGCAACCCTCAAGCCCTGCCCCCTCACCAGATCTCACCAGCAGCCTGGCTTCTCAGACAAGTGTGATAGCTAAAGCTGTGGACCTCTCtgttgcaaaacacaaaacactacaATGA
- the LOC109087259 gene encoding interferon regulatory factor 2-like isoform X1, with the protein MPVDRMRMRPWLEQQIESGQIQGLHWVSEEKKIFQIPWMHAARHGWDLEKDAPLFMNWAIHTGKYRPGIDKPDPKTWKANFRCAMNSLPDIEEVKDKSMKKGNNAFRMYRMLSLYEKAVKKGKKKMDLEQRAKVGCMTKRKAGIPRKYKMTKEESGENLMEETTPDSTVQFAGLFINTEQESSPVPMSSEREMAVAELPDVCAVVEVATENEEPAFSSTDTCLPLQDSHVSSYSESDTESTNSEEDLAQLPQDLSLKASQRSSCNSVLRIPSSGQSSPNTFLTSTKINFKVTSCREDSPLIAYNAPPWFPCLFNLQKVTDVQPSSPAPSPDLTSSLASQTSVIAKAVDLSVAKHKTLQ; encoded by the exons ATGCCAGTGGACAGAATGAGAATGCGCCCCTGGTTGGAGCAACAGATTGAGAGTGGGCAAATTCAAGGTCTTCACTGGGTCAGTGAG GAGAAAAAGATATTTCAGATACCATGGATGCATGCAGCCAGACATGGATGGGATTTAGAAAAGGATGCACCTTTATTTATGAACTGGGCCATTCACACAG GAAAGTATCGCCCAGGTATTGACAAACCAGACCCTAAGACGTGGAAAGCAAATTTCCGTTGTGCTATGAATTCTCTACCAGACATTGAGGAAGTGAAAGATAAAAGCATGAAGAAAGGAAACAATGCCTTCAGAATGTACAGAATGCTTTCCTTATATGAAAAAGCTGTTAAGAAAG GGAAGAAAAAGATGGACCTCGAGCAAAGAGCAAAAGTAGGATGCATGACT AAACGAAAAGCTGGCATTcccagaaaatataaaatgacaaaagaagaAAGTGGAGAGAACTTAATGGAAGAGACTACACCAGACAGCACTGTGCAATTTGCTG GCTTATTCATCAACACAGAGCAGGAGAGCTCCCCTGTGCCCATGTCATCTGAGAGGGAGATGGCTGTGGCTGAATTACCTGATGTGTGTGCAGTTGTTGAGGTGGCAACGGAGAATGAAGAACCTGCGTTTAGCTCCACTGATACATGTCTGCCTCTCCAGGACTCCCATGTTTCATCCTACAGTG AGAGTGACACAGAGAGCACAAACAGCGAGGAAGACTTAGCACAG CTTCCCCAGGACTTGTCCTTAAAAGCTTCACAAAGATCATCATGTAATTCTGTGTTAAGGATCCCATCATCAGGTCAATCCTCACCAAACACATTTCTcacatcaacaaaaataaatttcaaagtgACCAGCTGCAGAGAGGACTCGCCCCTAATTGCTTACAACGCTCCTCCATGGTTCCCCTGCCTGTTTAATCTGCAAAAAGTCACAGACGTGCAACCCTCAAGCCCTGCCCCCTCACCAGATCTCACCAGCAGCCTGGCTTCTCAGACAAGTGTGATAGCTAAAGCTGTGGACCTCTCtgttgcaaaacacaaaacactacaATGA
- the LOC109087259 gene encoding interferon regulatory factor 2-like isoform X2 has protein sequence MPVDRMRMRPWLEQQIESGQIQGLHWVSEEKKIFQIPWMHAARHGWDLEKDAPLFMNWAIHTGKYRPGIDKPDPKTWKANFRCAMNSLPDIEEVKDKSMKKGNNAFRMYRMLSLYEKAVKKGKKKMDLEQRAKRVFQKRKAGIPRKYKMTKEESGENLMEETTPDSTVQFAGLFINTEQESSPVPMSSEREMAVAELPDVCAVVEVATENEEPAFSSTDTCLPLQDSHVSSYSESDTESTNSEEDLAQLPQDLSLKASQRSSCNSVLRIPSSGQSSPNTFLTSTKINFKVTSCREDSPLIAYNAPPWFPCLFNLQKVTDVQPSSPAPSPDLTSSLASQTSVIAKAVDLSVAKHKTLQ, from the exons ATGCCAGTGGACAGAATGAGAATGCGCCCCTGGTTGGAGCAACAGATTGAGAGTGGGCAAATTCAAGGTCTTCACTGGGTCAGTGAG GAGAAAAAGATATTTCAGATACCATGGATGCATGCAGCCAGACATGGATGGGATTTAGAAAAGGATGCACCTTTATTTATGAACTGGGCCATTCACACAG GAAAGTATCGCCCAGGTATTGACAAACCAGACCCTAAGACGTGGAAAGCAAATTTCCGTTGTGCTATGAATTCTCTACCAGACATTGAGGAAGTGAAAGATAAAAGCATGAAGAAAGGAAACAATGCCTTCAGAATGTACAGAATGCTTTCCTTATATGAAAAAGCTGTTAAGAAAG GGAAGAAAAAGATGGACCTCGAGCAAAGAGCAAAA AGGGTTTTTCAGAAACGAAAAGCTGGCATTcccagaaaatataaaatgacaaaagaagaAAGTGGAGAGAACTTAATGGAAGAGACTACACCAGACAGCACTGTGCAATTTGCTG GCTTATTCATCAACACAGAGCAGGAGAGCTCCCCTGTGCCCATGTCATCTGAGAGGGAGATGGCTGTGGCTGAATTACCTGATGTGTGTGCAGTTGTTGAGGTGGCAACGGAGAATGAAGAACCTGCGTTTAGCTCCACTGATACATGTCTGCCTCTCCAGGACTCCCATGTTTCATCCTACAGTG AGAGTGACACAGAGAGCACAAACAGCGAGGAAGACTTAGCACAG CTTCCCCAGGACTTGTCCTTAAAAGCTTCACAAAGATCATCATGTAATTCTGTGTTAAGGATCCCATCATCAGGTCAATCCTCACCAAACACATTTCTcacatcaacaaaaataaatttcaaagtgACCAGCTGCAGAGAGGACTCGCCCCTAATTGCTTACAACGCTCCTCCATGGTTCCCCTGCCTGTTTAATCTGCAAAAAGTCACAGACGTGCAACCCTCAAGCCCTGCCCCCTCACCAGATCTCACCAGCAGCCTGGCTTCTCAGACAAGTGTGATAGCTAAAGCTGTGGACCTCTCtgttgcaaaacacaaaacactacaATGA
- the LOC109087261 gene encoding transmembrane protein 134-like: MGTQFTIDDAFVLDGEEEGVVPGEDEGEWKGREKDGGGEMMFGPLSFAKTQTSGSTGTPEHSNLKYQNLENEDALGGTVNSSFNNFFKISDPATLSYCSSQWSFSTLSSVTQLSAHCCGWTSHPLVKKNRRVVLASFLLLITGVALIFTGIVIQLNPHAGVSSAIFFVPGFLLFIPGVYHVIYISCAVRGRRGFKFFYLPYFEK; this comes from the exons ATGGGGACACAGTTCACAATTGATGACGCGTTCGTCCTGGATGGGGAGGAGGAAGGAGTGGTGCCTGGAGAGGATGAGGGGGAATGGAAGGGGAGAGAGAAGGATGGCGGGGGAGAGATGATGTTTGGACCTCTTTCTTTTGCCAAAACACAAACTTCTGGATCCACTGGCACTCCCGAACACAGTAATCTGAAATATCAG AACCTGGAAAATGAAGATGCTTTAGGTGGCACTGTGAACTCTTCTTTCAATAACTTCTTTAAAATCAG TGATCCCGCTACTCTGTCCTACTGCAGCTCTCAGTGGTCATTCAGCACACTCAGCTCAGTCACACAGCTGTCTGCTCACTGCTGCGG GTGGACGTCTCACCCGCTGGTGAAGAAGAACAGACGAGTCGTTCTTGCCTCATTCCTCCTCTTAATCACTGGAGTTG CTTTGATCTTTACAGGCATTGTCATACAGTTAAATCCTCATGCAG GTGTTTCAAGTGCAATTTTCTTTGTTCCTGGATTTCTTCTCTTCATTCCTGGTG tgtatCACGTGATCTATATAAGCTGTGCAGTTCGGGGACGAAGAGGATTCAAGTTCTTTTACTTGCCGTACTTTGAGAAGTAA
- the LOC109056505 gene encoding storkhead-box protein 2-like isoform X2 encodes MKKTRSTNLRRPWPSSDLSERALERIRSRTEKDYHHHKHFPPPPPPTHISPSPRGYMTPGDVSPISMSPISQSQFIPLGEILCLAISAMNSARKPVTQDALMEHLTTCFPGVPTPSPEILRHTLNMLVRERKIYPTPEGYFIVTPQTYFITPSLIRTNSKWYHLDERHPERQQQQQQQQQQLQQQQQQQQQPPPQQQCTSPQSGTITPSTSGCIRERPNPKNHCDSYNAYRDEVPSIHTSTIQRKSPKEPKGDPPSYLQPPQAPPAIQHPPDPTDKSKSMTANFSYKTDTLTKKKEGSGGGSSERQSKKFGLKLFRLSLKKDKTKQLATFSAQFPPEEWPLRDEDTPSAAAIPREVEMEIIRRINPDLTVENVARHTAVMKRLEEERAQRCKASSSAQHSARSRRSRGHRRVPHGKSRSHSKTRASRGDPSEGSNLDLPAVSLERDYRFFSHSLVRSPREGMYTVERRSGGAYLVHSNPNIAESHFPVTPEWDVSGELAKRRTEMPFPEPSRGTTHSRVHRSHSHTQDRKSRNERPDKAKERSRSMDNSKGPLGGGSSMLGTAEDYDRSPDDRSRYYTDDGTLRASSQKAPHFSCIMFSAAKFSSEMSVPDMGKMSLDESRLCSPLERNKSRDSLPAYSDLKALSPKPLADDYLQCNTSNETILTAPLPLGKSDHDTLTPSDGIRKGSPADQQTPHLTSPHPLEYKEDSSTKGHNGSGKPTPSQTPEPIPNGRLIQHQHNTDPGGGGGGGSTGGGVDKRKEIFSKDTLFKPPLNVLTVSYVDSGYSKSGTLRKTPHMKSSEVLDTLETQQPSNSTPLSASAPAPTGTEQVAPSTSEAAFDYYNVSDDDDEEEAEEASHKEAAPTEAKGRAGAGDGGGGGGTMQWLLEREKERDLQRKFENNLTLLSPKESENNNSQKSAHSARLDSMDSSSVTVDSGFNSPRTRESLASNTSSIVESNRRQNPALSPGHMGTTSIGPPFSFRAIPEPPTTQPEKLQKSPNCLASITSV; translated from the exons GCGATGTATCTCCAATCAGTATGTCACCCATCAGTCAGTCTCAGTTCATCCCACTGGGAGAGATTCTGTGTCTGGCCATCTCAGCCATGAACTCTGCCCGCAAGCCTGTCACACAAGATGCGCTGATGGAGCACCTTACAACCTGCTTCCCAG GGGTACCCACTCCGAGTCCAGAGATCCTGCGGCACACGCTGAACATGTTGGTACGGGAGAGAAAGATCTACCCCACACCAGAAGGTTACTTCATTGTAACTCCACAGACCTACTTCATCACCCCCTCCCTCATCCGCACCAACAGCAAGTGGTACCACCTGGATGAGCGGCATCCAGAGcgacagcagcagcaacaacaacagcagcaacagcttcaacaacagcaacagcagcagcaacagccgCCACCTCAACAGCAATGCACATCACCACAATCTGGAACCATCACTCCCTCCACCTCTGGCTGCATACGAGAAAGGCCTAACCCCAAGAACCACTGCGACTCCTACAATGCCTACCGCGATGAGGTGCCCAGCATTCATACCTCAACAATTCAAAGAAAATCCCCGAAAGAACCCAAAGGAGATCCCCCTTCATATCTACAACCCCCACAGGCTCCACCTGCCATTCAGCATCCACCTGACCCCACCGACAAGAGCAAGAGCATGACCGCCAACTTCTCTTACAAGACAGATACACTAACCAAGAAGAAGGAGGGCAGTGGTGGGGGCAGCAGTGAGAGGCAGTCTAAGAAGTTTGGGTTAAAGCTGTTTCGCTTGAGCTTGAAAAAGGACAAGACCAAACAGCTGGCCACCTTTTCAGCACAGTTCCCTCCAGAGGAGTGGCCCTTGAGGGATGAGGATACACCGTCTGCTGCAGCGATCCCTCGTGAGGTGGAGATGGAGATCATTCGCCGCATCAACCCAGACCTGACGGTGGAGAACGTGGCCCGTCACACAGCTGTCATGAAGCGACTGGAAGAGGAACGAGCTCAGCGCTGCAAGGCCAGCTCCTCAGCACAGCACAGTGCCCGCAGTCGCCGGAGCCGAGGCCACCGGCGTGTGCCACATGGGAAGTCACGTTCACACAGCAAGACGCGGGCTTCTCGGGGAGACCCCTCTGAGGGCTCCAATCTGGACCTGCCAGCAGTCAGCCTGGAGAGGGACTACCGTTTTTTCAGTCACTCTCTGGTACGCTCACCAAGAGAGGGAATGTACACAGTGGAACGCAGAAGTGGTGGTGCCTACCTTGTCCACAGCAACCCCAACATTGCTGAGTCACACTTTCCTGTCACACCAGAGTGGGATGTTTCGGGGGAGCTTGCAAAGAGGCGGACAGAGATGCCTTTCCCTGAGCCTTCACGTGGGACGACACATTCTAGAGTGCACCGGAGCCACAGCCACACTCAGGACCGCAAGTCACGCAATGAGCGGCCCGATAAAGCTAAAGAGCGATCGCGTTCTATGGACAACTCCAAGGGCCCGCTGGGAGGTGGGAGCTCCATGCTTGGCACGGCTGAGGATTATGACCGCAGTCCTGATGACAGAAGCCGCTACTATACTGATGATGGGACACTGAGGGCCTCCTCTCAAAAGGCCCCACACTTCTCATGCATTATGTTTTCTGCAGCCAAGTTCAGCTCTGAAATGTCTGTACCTGATATGGGCAAAATGAGTCTGGATGAATCAAGACTCTGCAGCCCTCTAGAACGGAACAAAAGCAGGGACAGTCTCCCAGCCTACAGTGACCTGAAGGCCTTGTCGCCAAAGCCTTTGGCTGATGACTACTTACAGTGCAATACATCGAATGAAACAATCCTTACTGCCCCACTGCCTCTGGGCAAATCTGACCATGACACTTTAACCCCATCTGATGGAATCCGCAAGGGCTCTCCAGCTGACCAGCAGACGCCTCACCTCACCTCTCCTCACCCCTTGGAGTACAAAGAGGACTCCTCCACCAAGGGGCACAATGGTTCTGGCAAACCCACACCGAGCCAGACTCCTGAGCCTATACCCAATGGACGTTTGATACAGCACCAACACAACACTGACCCAGGGGGTGGGGGAGGTGGTGGTAGCACTGGTGGCGGGGTGGACAAGAGGAAAGAGATTTTTAGTAAGGACACTTTGTTCAAACCGCCACTCAATGTTTTGACTGTGAGCTATGTGGACAGTGGCTACTCAAAGTCAGGCACTTTGCGTAAGACTCCGCACATGAAATCATCTGAGGTCCTTGACACTCTGGAGACCCAACAGCCATCTAACTCCACCCCCTTGTCTGCATCTGCCCCGGCACCTACAGGCACAGAACAGGTTGCTCCCTCCACATCTGAAGCTGCTTTTGACTATTACAACGTGTCAGATGATGACGATGAGGAGGAGGCAGAGGAGGCCTCCCATAAAGAGGCCGCCCCAACAGAAGCAAAGGGGCGGGCAGGGGCCGGAGATGGTGGTGGAGGCGGTGGGACCATGCAGTGGTTGCTTGAACGGGAGAAAGAGCGGGATTTACAGCGGAAGTTTGAGAACAACTTGACTCTGCTTAGTCCTAAGGAGAGCGAGAATAATAACAGCCAGAAGTCGGCTCACTCGGCACGGCTGGACAGCATGGACAGCAGTAGTGTGACTGTAGACAGTGGGTTTAACTCCCCTCG CACACGGGAAAGCCTGGCGTCCAACACCTCAAGCATTGTGGAGAGTAACCGGCGACAGAATCCAGCCCTAAGTCCAGGCCACATGGGTACCACCAGCATCGGGCCCCCATTCAGCTTCCGTGCAATCCCAGAGCCCCCTACAACACAACCTGAGAAACTGCAGAAATCCCCCAACTGCCTTGCCTCCATCACCAGCGTCTGA